One region of Metallosphaera sedula DSM 5348 genomic DNA includes:
- a CDS encoding cupredoxin domain-containing protein — MKRGTVIALFFVLCIVAIISLETQYSTYDYLGFNPNFVSDHIPSGEGVVHAEFTNAIGSYKGPYVIIYVTGQQWHWDFYPHDKVYTNFTVVPVGEPVVFVIHSVDVFHEFFIQAATSNFTIPLSVGAEAVPGYYSYLVYVFPQPGLYHVACAEYCGTAATGLGHSWLVGTILATSNATLASQITGGVMPQGTWDPYVNSSSTG, encoded by the coding sequence GTGAAACGTGGTACTGTAATAGCTCTATTCTTCGTATTATGTATTGTAGCTATCATATCTCTGGAAACGCAGTACAGCACTTATGATTACCTAGGGTTCAATCCTAACTTTGTCTCTGATCACATTCCTTCCGGTGAAGGCGTCGTACACGCAGAATTCACTAATGCCATCGGCTCCTATAAGGGTCCGTATGTCATTATTTACGTTACAGGACAGCAATGGCACTGGGACTTCTACCCTCACGACAAGGTTTACACCAACTTCACAGTGGTGCCCGTGGGTGAGCCAGTGGTGTTTGTAATACATAGTGTAGATGTGTTTCACGAATTCTTCATTCAGGCTGCAACATCTAACTTCACTATCCCATTGAGCGTAGGTGCAGAGGCAGTGCCCGGCTACTACTCATATCTGGTGTATGTGTTCCCGCAACCAGGGCTATATCATGTTGCCTGTGCCGAGTATTGCGGTACTGCTGCCACTGGCCTAGGCCATTCGTGGCTGGTCGGGACAATACTGGCCACCTCCAACGCGACGCTAGCCTCTCAGATAACTGGTGGTGTAATGCCACAGGGAACATGGGACCCATACGTGAATTCCTCATCCACGGGGTGA